The Spinacia oleracea cultivar Varoflay chromosome 2, BTI_SOV_V1, whole genome shotgun sequence DNA segment TGATATATATGTCGAACCTGGAAAGGCCGGCAAAGATAAGGGGAAGTCAGTTGGCGGCAAGGTCCTGTTACTTGACCGCTTTGAGAACACCGGGAAGAATGGTCCCAGAAGTGAACTTGACTACTGAACCGGCAAGGCAAGAGATACACTTGACTACTAAGCCGGCAAGGCAAGAACAACTGTCAAAAAGAAAGAACCGCACAAAAAGGGGTCGAACCGACCTAAACATGGAACACTTTGATGAAAGGCCGGTATCAGCACCAAGACCAATGCCAGATGGTCTGACAGAAAATATCGAGCTGGAGGCTGGAAACATGGATAGAACAGTCGTGATCGGTACGGAAATGGGGAGTGACATGAAGGTCAACCTCATAAGCTTGCTGAGAGAGCACGCTGACATCTTCGCATTCTCGGCGGATGAGATGCCTGGTATCGATCCAGAGATAATGGTTCACCGATTAAACGCCGACAGAAATGTTAGGCCTGTACGGCAGAAAAAACGTAATTTCTCCACGGAAAAAATGACAGCAATACAAGAAGAGGTGGATAAACTTCTGGCGGCAGGTTTCATTGAGCCATGTGACTACCCCGAATGGTTGGCAAACGTGGTAATGGTAAAAAAGTCAAGTGGGTCAtggagaatgtgcgtagatttcaccaACCTTAACAGAGCATGTCCGAAAGATTTCTACCCCCTGCCACGGATTGATAGGCTGGTAGACTCCACTAGCGGTCACGCAATGCTCAGTTTCCTAGATGCTTTCTCAGGGTATCATCAGGTCAGCCTGCATAAATCAGATAGGAAGAAGGCGGCCTTTATCACAGATGCAGGAGTTTTCTGTTATAAGGCGATGCCGTTCGGGTTGAAAAATGCAGGGGCAACATATCAAAGGCTGGTTGACAAGGTGTTTGCCGACCAAAAAGGCAGAAACGTGGAGGTCTATGTAGATGACTCTATCGTAAAAAGCCGGAAGGAGGAGGATCATGTTAGCGACCTCCGAGAAACTTTTGAAACTTTGAGAAAATACAGGatgaaattaaacccaaaaaaatgcgtcttcggagtAAGGTCGGGAAAATTCCTGGGTTTCTTGGTCAGCGAGCGTGGCATAGACGCCAACCCTGAAAAAGTAGAAGCAATCATCAGTCTGCCGCAACCCAAGAGCATAAAAGACATACAGCGGCTGACAGGAAAAATGGCCGCCTTAAACAGATTTGTGAGCAAGTCGGCAGATAAGCAAATGCCCTTCTTCACAACCCTGAGGCAAAACAAGAAGTTCAAATGGGGGCCGGCAGAGCAAGAGGCCTTTGAAGCTCTAAAAAGTCACTTAAAAAACCTGCCAACAATAGCAAGGGCAAAAGAGGGCGGCAAATTACAACTGTACATATCGGCGTCGCCAAAGACAGTTGCAGCAGTACTGGTAGCCGAAACAGAAAACAAAGGGCAGCAGCCGGTATATTTTGTGAGCCATGTGCTAAACGGCCCAGAAACAAGGTACACGTTGGTGGAAAAAATGGCATATGCAGTCCTCATCGCGGCTAGAAAGTTAAGACCATACTTTGATGCGCATACAATCGAAGTGCTAACAAACTTTCCTCTCGAAAAAGCCATCAGCAAGCTAGATACATCACGCCGGTTGCTAAAATGGGCAATAGAGTTGTCCGAGTTTGACTTGGAATTCCGGCCAAGAACTGCAATCAAAGCCCAGGCATTGGCGGACTTCATAGTTGAAGCGTCATACCAAGAGGATGAAGTACAAGCTGAAGTATGGGATGTGTCAGTGGATGGTTCAGCTGCACAGACAGGCAGTGGGGCTGGAATAATCATGAAATCGCCAGCAGGAGACATTTTTGAGTATGCTATAAAGTTTACGTTTAACGCGTCAAAtaacgaagcagaatacgaggcaGCAATTGCCGGCATCCAAATGTGCCTCGCAGCAGATGCCAAAAGAGTAATACTGACAACAGACTCCCAGCTGGTAGCAAGTCAATTCAGCGGAGAATATGAGGCCAAAGAACCTTCGATGGTCAAATACCTGGAGAAGTTGAGGTCGGTGTCGGCTCAGCTAGAGAAATTCAGCATTAATCTGGTACCCCGAGCAGAGAACACACTGGCAGACGCCCTATCAAAGttagcaagttcaaatgtcGCTGACTTGAAAAGAACAGTCATGATGGAAGTCATGAATAAGCGAAGTACGGAGTCGGAGATAATACGGGTCATGGCCATCACAACCACCTCAGAATGGTACGATAATATCCAAACATACATACAGACTGGAGCCCTACCAGCAGATTTTGCAGAGGCCAAAAAGACAAGAAGGGACTCGGCTTGGTACATCATCCTGTGGGGACGGTTGTACAAAAAGTCATTTAGCCTGCCATTCTTAAGGTGCCTGACAGCATTCGAGTCAGCAAGGCTGATCGAAGAGATGCACGAAGGAACATGTGGAAACCATGCCGGTGGAAAACCCCTTGCCATCATCTGTCAAAGGCAAGGCTATTACTGGCCAACAATGTTAGAAGATTGTCGAGCTTATGTAAAAAAGTGCGAGAAATGTCAAAAGTTTTCAGCTGTAATAAACTTGCCGGCCAATGATTTGATGCCCATTCTGAACCCAATCCCATTCGCACaatggggaatggatattgTTGGACCATTCCCAATGGCGGCTGGAGGGCGCAAGTTCTTGATAGTAGCAGTggactacttcaccaagtggatagaagcagagcCGGTAGCAAAAATAACGGCAAACCAGGTGAAAAAATTCatatggaaaaatataataacgAGATTCGGGCTGCCGCAGGCAATAGTTTTTTATCATGGATCACAGTTTGATTGTGCACCCATACAATGCTTCCTGGGATTGTACAGAGTAAAGTTAGCTCACTCATCAGTATGTCACCCACAGAGCAATGGGCAAGCAGAGGCGGCGAATAAGCAAATCCTGGCTGCTCTGAAAAAGAAACTAGAGGACTGTAAAGGCAAATGGGCAGATCTTATGCCAGAAATTCTGTGGTGCAACAGAACTGCTATCAAGGAGGCTACCGGCGAGAGTCCGTTCAAATTGAGCTTCGGGTCTGAGGCTGTCATACCGGCAGAAATGGCTCTGCCAACCATGCGAATCCAGCACTACGATGAGGAGAGAAACGATCAGCTGCTGCGACACCAGTTGGATTTCATGCCAGAAATCCGCATGAAAGCAGAAGTAAGTTCGACAGCATATAAAAGCAGAATGAGCAGagcatacaacaagaaagtgaaGCATCGGCCTCTAGGAGTGGGAGACCTGGTACTGCGGAGAACGGCGGCAACAGGAAAAGGAAATGCTCAAGGAAAGCTGACAGccaattgggaaggaccataccagaTATGGGAGGAAATAGTCCCTGGATCATACCGGTTAATGCAAATGGATGGTACCGCGCTCAAAAACTCCTGGAACGCCAGTACTCTGAGAAAGTACTATGTTTGAAAAACTATAATGATCATGTATGAGCAGACTGATTGCAATAGCAGTCCGCATTTTGCTGTTATGTATAATTAGGGCGGTCCTCAAATACGGCCAGTCCATAAATGAAGgaagaaaaaagcaaaaaacaaacgCGGCACAAATCAACACACAAAGgtaatgtatggatgtgatcagtaacagtaaagaaaataaatgccgtctgggcactttactgtgaagcgtagcagtccataataaagttgttgtgattagtagctttggagaaaataaatgccgttaaggggcactccattgtgaagcgtagcattcaacgaagtgtatggatgtgatcagtaacagtaaagaaaataaatgccgtctgggcactttactgtgaagcgtagcagtccataataaagttgttgtgattagtagctttggagaaaataaatgccgttaaggggcactccattgtgaagcgtagcattcaacgaagtgtatggatgtgatcagtaacagtaaagaaaataaatgtcgtctgggcactttactgtgaagcgtagcagtccataataaagttgttgtgattagtagctttggagaaaataaatgccgttaaggggcactccattgtgaagcgtagcattcaacgaagtgtatggatgtgatcagtaacagtaaagaaaataaatgccgtctgggcactttactgtgaagcgtagcagtccataataaagttttttgtgattagtagctttggagaaaataaatgccgttaaggggcactccattgtgaagcgtagcattcaacgaagtgtatggatgtgatcagtaacagtaaagaaaataaatgccgtctgggcactttactgtaaagcgtagcagtccataataaagttgttgtgattagtagctttggagaaaataaatgccgttaaggggcactccattgtgaagcgtagcattcaacgaagtgtatggtgTGACTAGTAGCCGtacagaaaataaatgccgtttgggcacttGTACTGCGAAGCGTAGCAACCCATAATAATTTGTTGTAATTAAAAGTGTTAGAAAAAATAAACGATGTCAAGATGCACTCCATTTCGAAACATAACAATTATTTCGGAGTGTATCATTTCAACAAGATAGAAATATAGAAAGGCCGTCAACAAATAAGAGTTCATGCTAATAAAATGGAAGTATCATACACAAAACGAAGTAAACATACAATCAAAAAACTACTTGTTATAAATGCATGGTTACAGCAGAAAAAACACTAAAAACCGACAGCCATCACCAAAAAATCTTGCGAAGTGATTAGCTGATCACAAGGCACAAAAGATGTCGATTAAAACCGACACCCCTACAATAAAACGATGTTCTAAGATATGTTACATCAACAATAAGTGCCCTAACAGCATCTGGCAAAAAGTCAAAAGCCAACCGCCTAAGCTAAAAAACCCTAACATGTACGAGGCCGGCTGGGAAAAGTAGAGGATCCGCAAGAAGAGGAGGGTGATGACTGCCAAGACCGTCAAACGACATGCTCATCACCAGACCAGTAGGCATCTTCTGGAACTTGCAAGGGGGGCAAGGTTTTTTGATTGGCATTGCAAATCACAGCCTCGGGTAGCTCCTGAGGCTCAAAGCCGGTAGCAACCTTGTACAGCTCCTTCTCCTCATACCCAGCCTCAAATTCTTGCCACCCATCCTCATCCAGCTTCTTCACATGGCAAACGACCCGATGAGCAGCGCACCAACCACCGTTATGGCGCAGAGTAATAATATCATTAAACCAGTCAGACTGGAGAAGCTTATCAACAGCCCTCTTGGCGGCAGTCTTCTTCACCACAGGCAAACTCTGGTTAAGATCAGTCAGCTCCTCAGTCAGACCGTCTGCCCTCTCAGTTTCAGCCTTCAGCTTCGGCTCAACCTCTTCCAGCCTTCGGTTCGCCGCCTCCAAATTCGAAGAAGCACTCTCCAACTTCTTCTCGTTAATCTTCAAAGCAGATTCAGCCGCCTCAGCCCGCTTCTTCAGCTCGGCAATATCAATGTTATTCTGCGTCAGCTGCATCTGGTTCCAACGATAGACATAGTACAAATCCATGCTGGATTGAACAgcctaagaaaaaaaaaaaaaaaaaaaaaacatgtagcAAGTGAGTAATCAAAAAATGGCCGGATAGAAAGTTGTAGCAAACTAAGCAAGAAATACCTTGTACAAATCGTTGAAATGCTGAGCAGCAGGGGCGTCAATCTGACCCTGTGGCCTGTCAGCAGGAGTAATCAGATCCCGAAAAGCACGATAGCCCAAATCCCCACCGTCCTTAGCAGAATCCGTCGCCACCGACTCCCCACACAGCAGATCAATGTTTGGGTAGAACTGATCGGTGGGTTCGCCGCCAAAAGACCCGAACCATGATTTCATTGCTTCCGGGATCTTAAAGGGGGTATCCTCAATCCAACCGCCGGTACGAAGCGGCAGATGATAATTCAGTCGAGAATCACCAGACTTGTTCTCGCTGCGACTGACGGGAGGCATACTAGAGTTACCACCGGTAACAGCAGCAGAAGTAGCTTGCCGGTGGAAGTCCTCAATAAAACCGCCGACAATACCCTCGTCCAAAATCTCAATAGAAGCTGGTGGAGACGGCTGCGCCTGAAGGGCGGT contains these protein-coding regions:
- the LOC110796485 gene encoding uncharacterized protein isoform X2 codes for the protein MLHLRILHLRFSLFFSFACFICLSNSRKNSTKTLDREILGFDENWRPVCTQPPPPKGKYDTISTYSTRASSRRSTATVAKNRVSAACKSKSSSVVVSQAPPSSTMQSNPTGRGGTRRKRSSLNSNRSNPTKRARATGEDDAYADHEANEPVLESAAKKTTDTALQAQPSPPASIEILDEGIVGGFIEDFHRQATSAAVTGGNSSMPPVSRSENKSGDSRLNYHLPLRTGGWIEDTPFKIPEAMKSWFGSFGGEPTDQFYPNIDLLCGESVATDSAKDGGDLGYRAFRDLITPADRPQGQIDAPAAQHFNDLYKAVQSSMDLYYVYRWNQMQLTQNNIDIAELKKRAEAAESALKINEKKLESASSNLEAANRRLEEVEPKLKAETERADGLTEELTDLNQSLPVVKKTAAKRAVDKLLQSDWFNDIITLRHNGGWCAAHRVVCHVKKLDEDGWQEFEAGYEEKELYKVATGFEPQELPEAVICNANQKTLPPLQVPEDAYWSGDEHVV
- the LOC110796485 gene encoding pectinesterase 3 isoform X5, with amino-acid sequence MAAVAAAIVITVAQDGNGDYCTVQQAIDAVPLGNTRRTIIRLSPGVYRQPVYVPKTKNFITFAGLSPEETVLTWNNTATKIDHHQASRLIGTGTFGCGTVIVEGEDFIAENVTFENSAPQAVQSSMDLYYVYRWNQMQLTQNNIDIAELKKRAEAAESALKINEKKLESASSNLEAANRRLEEVEPKLKAETERADGLTEELTDLNQSLPVVKKTAAKRAVDKLLQSDWFNDIITLRHNGGWCAAHRVVCHVKKLDEDGWQEFEAGYEEKELYKVATGFEPQELPEAVICNANQKTLPPLQVPEDAYWSGDEHVV